One window from the genome of Rhodanobacteraceae bacterium encodes:
- a CDS encoding DMT family transporter produces the protein MQVGIGELFSVSSAACWAVGVILYRQLGRELPPVALNLLKNGVVVALMVPTVLIAHGLALPQISGWSLALTALSGILGISVADTLYFRALNTLGAGRIGVLGNLFSPCVILLSFFFLDERLSLLQFGGFVLVMFGVLLVNRPVLNDPCRPASCAAVCSTGSPRWH, from the coding sequence ATGCAGGTGGGTATCGGTGAGCTGTTTTCGGTGAGTTCGGCGGCTTGCTGGGCCGTCGGCGTGATCCTTTACAGGCAGCTCGGTCGTGAGTTGCCGCCGGTGGCCCTGAACCTGCTGAAGAATGGCGTGGTGGTGGCGCTGATGGTGCCGACCGTACTGATCGCCCATGGCCTGGCCCTGCCCCAGATCAGTGGCTGGTCGCTGGCGCTGACCGCGCTCTCCGGCATTCTCGGCATCAGCGTTGCCGACACCCTGTACTTCCGGGCCCTGAACACCCTCGGCGCCGGTCGCATCGGCGTGCTCGGCAATCTGTTCAGTCCCTGCGTGATCCTGCTGTCCTTCTTCTTTCTGGACGAGCGCCTGAGCCTGCTGCAGTTCGGCGGTTTCGTGCTGGTGATGTTCGGCGTGCTGCTGGTCAACCGACCGGTGCTCAACGACCCTTGCCGGCCAGCCAGCTGCGCCGCGGTCTGCTCTACGGGGTCACCGCGGTGGCACTGA
- a CDS encoding DMT family transporter, with protein MALNAAGVVMIKPVLEQEPFFWVCLLRLLAALVPMLWLWRWLPAHHRMPSWRGVPWRRLVIAAVFGQYVAMLFWLAGYKYTSASVASILNETASIFILLFAWAWLKEPWDGAS; from the coding sequence GTGGCACTGAACGCCGCCGGTGTGGTCATGATCAAGCCGGTGCTGGAACAGGAACCCTTCTTCTGGGTCTGTCTGTTGCGACTGCTGGCGGCCCTGGTCCCGATGCTGTGGCTGTGGCGCTGGCTGCCCGCCCACCACCGCATGCCTTCGTGGCGCGGCGTGCCCTGGCGACGGCTGGTGATAGCCGCCGTCTTCGGTCAGTACGTGGCCATGCTGTTCTGGCTGGCCGGTTACAAATACACCAGCGCCTCGGTAGCCTCGATCCTCAACGAAACCGCGTCGATCTTCATCCTGCTGTTCGCCTGGGCGTGGCTGAAGGAACCCTGGGACGGCGCAAGCTGA
- a CDS encoding NfeD family protein gives MSPWWQSISPSEWLIAGLILLVLEVFAPGAFLLWFGIAALVVGVAVWLLPALPWGVQIVAFALLSIGSLLGYRAWRKRVPDKPDDQPLLNKRTEQMIGRVFTLETAIVNGRGKIKVGDALWTVSGPDLPAGTTVRVLGAREQILQVEAAQQQ, from the coding sequence ATGAGTCCCTGGTGGCAGAGCATCAGTCCATCGGAGTGGCTGATTGCCGGCTTGATCCTGCTGGTGCTGGAGGTCTTTGCCCCCGGCGCCTTCCTGCTGTGGTTCGGCATTGCCGCGCTGGTCGTGGGTGTGGCGGTGTGGCTGCTGCCGGCGCTGCCGTGGGGCGTGCAGATCGTGGCCTTCGCGTTGCTCTCGATCGGCTCCCTGCTCGGCTATCGCGCCTGGCGCAAGCGCGTTCCAGACAAACCGGACGACCAGCCGCTGCTGAACAAGCGCACCGAACAGATGATTGGTCGGGTGTTCACGCTGGAAACCGCCATCGTCAATGGTCGCGGCAAGATCAAGGTCGGCGACGCCCTGTGGACCGTCAGCGGCCCGGATCTGCCCGCCGGCACCACCGTACGAGTGCTCGGTGCCCGCGAGCAGATATTGCAGGTGGAGGCGGCGCAACAGCAGTAA